In Jatrophihabitans sp., the following proteins share a genomic window:
- a CDS encoding excalibur calcium-binding domain-containing protein, producing the protein MARVKIIITVLASVAAVLAFASPASADTVSMQGISQGSYGNSAAAGTVRYQVAVEVAKDPAGAIVNVRGVGTVQKWANAAKVQVDMVRLGTDTTAVLTNSTPVNSGSATFASSRTGWRAVAPRTCVKYHVRANFSVRWMNGSLSRFSILSPLTAVCGPSNPPVYANCDSLNRTFPHGVGRSGAVDQVRGSTQPVTSFYVSSWIYSGNTARDADKDGIACERL; encoded by the coding sequence ATGGCACGAGTAAAAATCATCATCACGGTGCTGGCGTCGGTGGCGGCGGTGCTCGCCTTCGCCTCGCCCGCATCGGCCGACACCGTGTCTATGCAGGGCATCTCGCAAGGCAGCTATGGCAACAGCGCGGCGGCGGGCACGGTGCGGTATCAGGTCGCGGTAGAGGTGGCGAAAGACCCGGCCGGCGCGATCGTGAACGTCCGCGGCGTAGGCACTGTGCAGAAATGGGCAAACGCCGCCAAGGTGCAGGTCGACATGGTGCGGCTGGGCACCGACACCACGGCCGTCCTGACCAACTCGACTCCGGTCAACTCCGGTTCGGCCACCTTCGCCTCCAGCCGCACCGGGTGGCGCGCCGTCGCGCCGAGGACCTGCGTGAAGTACCACGTCCGCGCGAACTTCTCGGTCCGCTGGATGAACGGCTCACTGAGCCGCTTCTCGATCCTGTCACCGCTGACCGCGGTGTGCGGGCCGAGCAACCCGCCGGTGTACGCCAACTGCGACTCGCTCAACCGCACCTTTCCGCATGGTGTCGGGCGCTCCGGAGCGGTTGACCAGGTCCGCGGCAGCACCCAGCCGGTGACTTCCTTCTATGTCAGCTCGTGGATCTACAGCGGCAACACCGCCCGCGACGCCGACAAGGACGGCATCGCCTGCGAGCGACTCTAA
- a CDS encoding putative baseplate assembly protein translates to MPLPAPNLDDRSFQDIVDEAKRLIPRFCPEWTNHNLSDPGVALIELFAWMSEMVLFRLNQVPERLYVHFLNLVGIEPFPPSVARADLTFWLSAPLDQPVAVPQGTQVTTALSTTAANAAREAVIFTTSAELVIAPPVLRGALTSTAADDRITDVWDDLRYPNVAATCFASTPLAVGDAFYLGFTHSLAGMAIRLTVAADAEGIGVDPRNPPLVWEVWGGESWISALVHDDSTGGLNRAGEIVLLIPMQHQLLTMAGNGAFWLRARLIAPRPGQPSYQASPRIGSLSVAAVGGTVAAEHAEHAAGEVLGRSDGTPAQSFAVSRAPVLPRTEQEHVVVIDRNVETVWQEVEDFTRSGPNDLHYLWESGGGVIKFGPRVRYANGVVRQHGHIPRDGSEITVTGYRHGGGAAGNVGARTLSVLRSTVPYIASVGNRHPATGGVDPETVAEAKVRGPLTLRTGQRAVTAGDFERLTQEASIEVARARCLPAAAGTGPVRMLVVPQVRSDPRQHVLDDFAISVPLLRQISEHLDEHRLVGTAIEIGTPYYQGVSVVALVHTPPGRPAPLVRQRAIDVLTRYINPLTGGAEGIGWMFDTDLNSSVAAQLLESVEGVERVEELLLFEYDLRTGRRLGSGRDTIRLKPHSLFLSAKHQVVVR, encoded by the coding sequence ATGCCCCTGCCCGCGCCTAACCTCGACGACCGGTCCTTTCAGGACATCGTCGACGAAGCCAAACGGCTCATTCCTCGCTTCTGCCCGGAATGGACCAACCACAACCTGTCCGATCCGGGCGTGGCGCTGATCGAGCTGTTCGCGTGGATGAGCGAGATGGTGCTGTTCCGGCTCAACCAGGTTCCCGAGCGGCTGTACGTGCACTTTCTGAACCTGGTCGGCATCGAGCCGTTCCCACCCTCGGTCGCTCGCGCCGACCTGACGTTCTGGCTGTCGGCGCCGTTGGATCAGCCGGTCGCCGTGCCGCAGGGAACCCAGGTGACGACCGCCCTGAGCACCACGGCCGCCAACGCCGCTCGCGAAGCCGTCATCTTCACCACCAGCGCCGAACTGGTGATCGCCCCGCCGGTATTGCGGGGAGCGTTGACCAGCACCGCGGCCGACGACCGGATCACCGACGTGTGGGACGACCTGCGCTACCCCAACGTCGCCGCCACCTGCTTCGCCTCCACCCCGCTGGCGGTCGGGGACGCGTTCTACCTCGGTTTCACCCACAGCCTGGCGGGCATGGCGATCCGGCTGACGGTGGCCGCCGACGCCGAAGGAATCGGGGTCGACCCGCGAAACCCGCCGCTGGTGTGGGAGGTCTGGGGCGGCGAGTCGTGGATCTCGGCGCTGGTGCACGACGACAGCACCGGCGGGTTGAACCGGGCCGGCGAGATCGTGTTGCTGATCCCGATGCAGCACCAGCTGCTGACGATGGCCGGCAACGGCGCGTTCTGGTTGCGGGCGCGGCTGATCGCGCCACGTCCGGGCCAGCCCTCCTACCAGGCTTCACCGCGGATCGGCTCGCTGAGCGTGGCGGCGGTCGGCGGCACGGTCGCGGCTGAGCACGCCGAGCACGCCGCCGGTGAGGTGCTCGGGCGCAGCGACGGCACGCCGGCCCAGTCCTTCGCGGTGAGTCGGGCGCCGGTGCTGCCTCGCACCGAGCAAGAGCATGTCGTCGTGATCGACCGCAACGTTGAGACCGTGTGGCAGGAAGTCGAGGACTTCACCCGGTCCGGGCCCAATGACCTGCATTACCTCTGGGAGAGCGGCGGCGGGGTCATCAAGTTCGGCCCGCGGGTGCGCTACGCCAACGGAGTCGTCCGCCAGCACGGGCACATCCCGCGCGACGGCAGCGAGATCACGGTGACCGGCTACCGGCACGGCGGTGGCGCGGCAGGCAATGTCGGCGCCCGGACGCTCAGCGTGCTGCGCTCGACAGTGCCCTACATCGCCTCGGTCGGCAACCGGCATCCGGCCACCGGCGGGGTCGACCCCGAGACGGTCGCCGAGGCGAAGGTGCGCGGCCCGCTGACCCTGCGCACCGGTCAACGGGCCGTCACCGCAGGTGATTTCGAGAGGTTGACCCAGGAAGCCTCGATCGAGGTCGCCCGGGCTCGCTGCCTGCCGGCCGCTGCCGGGACCGGCCCGGTCCGGATGCTGGTGGTTCCGCAGGTTCGCAGCGACCCGCGCCAGCACGTGCTGGACGACTTCGCGATCTCGGTTCCGCTGCTGCGCCAGATCAGCGAGCACCTCGACGAGCACCGGCTGGTGGGCACCGCCATCGAGATCGGCACGCCGTACTACCAGGGCGTCAGCGTGGTGGCGCTGGTGCACACCCCGCCCGGACGGCCCGCTCCACTGGTGCGGCAACGGGCGATCGACGTGCTGACCCGCTACATCAACCCGCTCACCGGCGGCGCGGAGGGGATCGGCTGGATGTTCGACACCGACCTGAACAGCTCGGTGGCGGCGCAACTGCTGGAGTCGGTGGAAGGCGTCGAGCGGGTCGAGGAGCTGTTGCTGTTCGAGTACGACCTGCGCACCGGACGGCGGCTGGGCAGCGGCCGGGACACCATCCGGCTGAAGCCGCATTCGCTGTTCCTGTCGGCCAAGCACCAGGTGGTCGTGCGCTGA
- a CDS encoding DUF222 domain-containing protein, with amino-acid sequence MSDADVLAELRELEVLRRRLAALDHALIAEVDRRGLAGQLVLPTTSALLQGLLRLSPHEAKQRVQAARACGPRTSLTGQALPALLPRLATAQAAGQVSTEHARVILHTLAQLPATVSTGDHALAEQHLVTAAETLRPREVGLLGQRILAHLHPDGVLADDAEQQRHRSFALIPNTDGSYRATGRLTPTCGAQLLAWLTPRSAPQPTDDAGPDPRSHGQRMHDALEDLAALAVRRTELVDSGAPAQVIISMTADQLA; translated from the coding sequence GTGTCTGACGCCGACGTGCTGGCCGAGCTGCGCGAGCTGGAAGTGCTGCGTCGCCGCCTGGCGGCCCTTGACCATGCTCTGATCGCCGAGGTCGACCGGCGAGGTCTGGCAGGGCAGCTGGTGTTGCCCACGACGTCGGCGCTGTTGCAAGGCCTGCTGCGGCTCTCGCCTCACGAGGCCAAGCAGCGGGTACAGGCCGCGCGCGCCTGCGGGCCACGCACGTCGCTGACGGGCCAGGCGTTGCCGGCGCTGCTGCCGCGACTGGCCACTGCCCAGGCCGCTGGCCAGGTCTCGACCGAGCACGCCCGGGTCATCCTGCACACCCTGGCCCAGCTACCGGCCACGGTCAGCACCGGCGACCACGCCCTGGCCGAGCAACACCTGGTCACGGCTGCTGAGACCCTGCGGCCCCGCGAAGTGGGTTTGCTCGGCCAGCGGATCCTGGCCCACCTGCACCCCGACGGCGTCCTCGCCGACGACGCCGAGCAGCAACGCCACCGCAGCTTCGCCCTTATTCCCAACACCGACGGCAGCTACCGCGCGACCGGCCGGCTCACCCCGACCTGCGGCGCTCAACTGCTCGCCTGGCTCACTCCTCGATCAGCGCCGCAACCCACCGACGACGCTGGCCCGGACCCGCGCAGCCACGGCCAACGGATGCACGACGCGCTGGAAGACTTGGCCGCTCTGGCGGTGCGTCGCACCGAGCTGGTCGACTCTGGGGCGCCTGCCCAGGTGATCATCAGCATGACGGCCGACCAACTAGCC
- a CDS encoding YigZ family protein yields the protein MSYLTLAGDVHAELEVKRSRFLATVRRVPDEAAALALVAEHRRLYHAAGHHCSAFVIGPDQALVRVSDDGEPAGTAGMPMLNVLTGLGLSDVAAVVTRHFGGTLLGAGGLVRAYSGAVAAALEDARMIRRLRREIFAVTVEAGQAGQLESAVRNRGITVRGVEYGATEVVLTVAVAPGAVGSLQSLVATITAGSASLQPAGQDWVDEPL from the coding sequence GTGAGCTACCTGACCCTGGCCGGTGACGTGCACGCCGAGCTGGAAGTGAAGCGGTCGCGGTTCCTGGCGACCGTCCGGCGAGTGCCGGACGAGGCCGCGGCGCTGGCGCTGGTGGCCGAGCACCGCCGGCTCTATCACGCCGCCGGCCATCACTGCTCGGCGTTCGTGATCGGGCCGGATCAGGCGTTGGTGCGGGTGAGCGACGACGGCGAGCCGGCCGGCACCGCTGGCATGCCGATGCTCAATGTGCTCACCGGGTTGGGCCTGTCGGATGTGGCGGCGGTGGTCACCCGGCACTTCGGCGGCACCCTGCTCGGAGCGGGTGGGCTGGTCCGGGCGTACTCCGGCGCCGTGGCCGCTGCCCTGGAGGACGCGAGGATGATCCGCCGCCTGCGACGGGAGATCTTCGCGGTGACGGTGGAGGCGGGGCAGGCAGGCCAGCTCGAATCTGCTGTTCGTAACAGGGGAATCACCGTTCGAGGCGTCGAGTACGGCGCCACCGAGGTGGTGCTGACGGTCGCGGTCGCGCCCGGCGCCGTCGGCTCGTTGCAGAGCCTGGTCGCCACCATCACCGCCGGCAGCGCGAGCCTGCAGCCGGCCGGTCAGGACTGGGTGGACGAGCCGCTGTAG
- a CDS encoding GPW/gp25 family protein has protein sequence MDDYSPTRRADLAQSDGSFVGRGFSWPLEVDHTGSIKLTDGVDDLDRSIRMVLLTAPGERLMRPEFGCRIWDLLFEPVTANLLGLIAEAVRDALARWEPRIDVDDVRPVIDPDDSALIRITITYRVRVTNDRRNLVYPFYVIPHEPES, from the coding sequence ATGGACGACTACAGCCCGACTAGACGGGCCGACCTCGCCCAGTCCGACGGGTCCTTCGTGGGCCGGGGCTTCAGCTGGCCGCTGGAGGTCGACCACACCGGTTCGATCAAGCTCACCGACGGCGTTGACGACCTCGACCGGTCGATCAGGATGGTGTTGCTCACCGCCCCGGGCGAGCGCTTGATGCGGCCGGAGTTCGGGTGCCGGATCTGGGATCTGCTGTTCGAACCGGTCACCGCGAACCTGCTGGGTCTGATCGCCGAAGCGGTCCGGGACGCGTTGGCGCGGTGGGAGCCCAGGATCGACGTCGATGACGTGCGACCGGTCATCGACCCCGACGACTCGGCGCTCATCCGGATCACCATCACCTACCGGGTGCGGGTGACCAACGACCGGCGCAACCTGGTGTACCCGTTCTACGTCATCCCTCACGAGCCCGAATCATGA
- a CDS encoding DinB family protein, translated as MTELDEQGRPEPPIAAGEADTLLGFLEFQRATLAWKCSGLDAAGLNARVAGFSMTLGGLLKHLAYVEEHWFSRSLHGQDPRLPWSAVDWKTDPDWEWRTAAEDSPEQLHALWQDAVTRSRALVAEALADGGLERPARRGWPDGSAPSLRWILCHMIEEYARHNGHADFLRESVDGLTGE; from the coding sequence ATGACTGAGCTGGACGAGCAGGGCCGGCCGGAGCCGCCGATCGCGGCCGGCGAGGCCGACACCTTGCTGGGCTTCCTGGAATTCCAACGCGCGACCCTGGCCTGGAAGTGCTCGGGACTGGACGCTGCCGGCCTCAACGCGAGGGTCGCCGGCTTCTCGATGACCCTGGGCGGACTGCTCAAGCACTTGGCCTACGTCGAGGAGCACTGGTTCTCCCGCTCGCTGCACGGCCAGGACCCACGGCTGCCTTGGAGCGCGGTGGACTGGAAGACCGACCCGGACTGGGAGTGGCGCACGGCCGCCGAGGACTCACCCGAGCAGTTGCACGCTCTCTGGCAGGACGCCGTGACCAGGTCACGCGCGCTGGTCGCCGAGGCGCTTGCTGACGGCGGCCTGGAGCGGCCTGCCCGGCGCGGCTGGCCTGATGGCAGCGCGCCGAGCCTGCGGTGGATCTTGTGTCACATGATTGAGGAGTACGCGCGGCACAACGGCCACGCCGATTTCCTGCGGGAATCAGTGGACGGTCTCACCGGGGAGTAA
- a CDS encoding phage tail protein translates to MTIEPFSGSDAVMTGGAGSGAVARASRRQPDSGRSRHRPPRSPQWLLNQMPVGMLDSEFFVKFLSLFQELADTLLEGADNIENVVDPTVAPDAMVRWMGSWIGVDSVDPSLPRELQRMIVRSSARTMSWRGTRRGLEQFLEMTSGGPAQVVDGGGVWREGDAPADTAFVRMTVASTGWLEQGDFVALVRDEVPAHVRAELWIGDRQVWSSAVEARR, encoded by the coding sequence ATGACGATCGAGCCGTTCAGCGGCTCTGACGCGGTGATGACCGGCGGCGCCGGCAGCGGCGCGGTGGCCCGTGCCAGCCGGCGGCAGCCCGACTCCGGGCGCAGCCGGCACCGGCCGCCGCGCAGCCCGCAGTGGCTGCTCAACCAGATGCCGGTCGGCATGCTCGACAGCGAGTTCTTCGTCAAGTTCCTGTCGCTGTTCCAGGAGCTGGCCGACACCTTGCTGGAGGGCGCGGACAACATCGAGAACGTGGTCGACCCGACCGTCGCGCCCGATGCGATGGTGCGCTGGATGGGTTCCTGGATCGGCGTCGACTCGGTCGACCCGTCGCTGCCGCGAGAGCTGCAGCGGATGATCGTGCGCAGCTCGGCGCGGACCATGAGCTGGCGTGGCACCCGGCGCGGCCTGGAGCAGTTTCTGGAGATGACCAGCGGCGGCCCTGCCCAGGTCGTCGACGGCGGCGGAGTCTGGCGCGAGGGTGACGCGCCGGCCGACACCGCCTTCGTTCGGATGACGGTGGCCTCGACCGGCTGGCTGGAACAGGGCGACTTCGTGGCCCTGGTGCGCGACGAGGTCCCGGCGCATGTCCGCGCCGAGCTCTGGATCGGTGACCGGCAGGTATGGTCATCGGCTGTGGAGGCCCGACGGTGA